CATCGTAAGAGGTCTAGTTTTAATAGAGGCTAAACGCATCTACTTTCTGATCCTTAGACGATCTGAAATTAGTAGCTTTAaccatttcagatttttctaatttttctgtCCTAATTTCTTCTATTCTAGTATAAATTTTGCGTTGATCTCGAAAATgcccggaaattaattagggaaGAATTGGTTGTTTCACACTGGCATATGCACTCGCAGAAGGAGGGCCATTTTCTCCTGGGCTACACTTTATATGATCGCATCCTGATTGTCCTTGGACGACGCCTAGTTTATTGGTACCTTGAATCGAATCTTCCATTCCCAACGTTAAAATATGGTATTATCAGGCGAAGTTACTGGTTTTGTAATATAACTATTGAATTAGTTGagttttttttatcgaaaattgTGGAAGGAATTGAGGACTTTTCTTGGTTATATGGCTATGGGTGATAAGGTTTAGTAATTAAATGAAATGTCAATTTTCTGCATAAGAAGTTTGGAAGATATGTGAATtacataaatgaaataaaacttttttttgttaatttaaaaacttCTGTGTTCCTCTAAAGCTTTAACGGGAAGATTCCAATATGGGTTTGCCTTAAAGTCGATTgtgctttatttatttaaccATCAACATTATAGACAATGGTTTGATCCAGGCCTGTCTTAGTTGAGACCCCCAAATTCTATAACTCTAGCAGCTGCTTAACGTCCTAGACTACGCCATAGATTCGTCTGAAGCGGTCTTCTTTCTTTACCATGGGTATTCCTCCTTCAATTTTTCAAGTTAAATCGTCTTTACCGATACAGTTTAAATGACCCGTCCGCTGTAACTTATTGAGCTAGATTTCGAAACGATActaatatcgctcataaatttcatcgttacatAGGTTACGAAATCATCCACACTCCTGTAGGAGGATCCAGTAGAAGCTttgtccctatggtgagacgtttcgagcgaaactgaAAGTTGAAATGGACTTTCTTGGTTTCTAACAACCATGAGTGAACCAACTATCGCACCTGTTAAAGAATCTTATTTTCAACTGAAGATAGATGACCGCTTTTAAATGGTTCCAACTTGTAATCTCTTCTCGTATCACCATCCTTgctaatttattgtttttattgctGATATGGTCACTATTTATTTCGACTTACCttaattaatgtgcagtccaggATCTCAGCAGGGTGAGTGAATGTGCCATACTAAGTGTTGGACGTTGGACTATTAGCCAAACACCAgtaatcagagaactagcctgaaactGTTTAGCACATTACCTTGGAAAAGCCCTCTCACTCTCCCGCTTTGGGAAGCCTTTGAGGTAAAGAATTTCCTTCATAAATGGTAGTATGAGGAAGGGACGTCGTAGGTTCAATAATTCAAAGAATTCCCTACCATCCGATCTCACCGCCTGTCGACCTCAGTGTTGTTCGCGAGAAAAAGAACCTGAATGAATGTGTAACCCGCCTCCATTTGTCACCGCTCCTCAGTCTCTTACAACGTTATCCAGAGAGAATTCCCCAGTTTCTGCATAGAAATGCTAGTAAATCCTatcccatcttccacaagaaaaaaaggtgtgactTGGTAGTGCACCaccccattgcagaacacattgTTGAGGACCATATCTTAGCGATCTtacgcaggtaagactgaaaatctgcatatctgcttaaaaattgggtaaggacaTAGCCACAGATTCAGTTTTCCGATGATGGGGGTaatgcttcagcacctcgactCGTTTTCCCAACTCACTGAGCTTCTTCAATGTATGCTGTCTTTTCTCACGAATACACATATCTCTTAAGTTTTATCTCTTGCCTTATAGATGGTATAGCGGCCCTCAGCAACGAGGGTGATGAGGTTCACTCTGAGACAGTATGGTATTCAGACGTCACCTGCAAATCTTTCCGCCATTGTAGTTGCACAAGGCGCTCACAAAACACCCCTTTAGTAATAGCAAACGCCTGCACTTACGTCACAGAACAGAGTGGCCTGCTCGATGTAGATGAcgacagtttgtacatctccgaTTGTTCTTTCTATTATGtcaatatcgccagcataggtcagtagtcgCAGTTAAATCAGTATCAAGGACTATTTTTTTagaggccaggttaaagagaatagATGATcctgcatccccttgtcttggaTCGTTGTTAATTAGGAAAGGTCTCGAGGATGAACCTGCTGTTTTTGTTGGGCCTCccacattgatcagggtgaCCATAGTCAGCCtggataccgagttctctcaagctcgccatcatAGGTCACCACGAAATCAATGAAAGGATGCTGCAACTGACACCCTTATTCAAATAGTTTTTTCCATTTGCTGTACTAGACTGGCTCATGGAGGACAGGAAGGGTATTTGAAGTTTTTCTCAAGATTCCTTCAAATTTCAGCACCCAGACCCCCAAACCATTTTGCAGTTCAAACCCTCCCCCgacagtagtgatcacgaa
The window above is part of the Hermetia illucens chromosome 3, iHerIll2.2.curated.20191125, whole genome shotgun sequence genome. Proteins encoded here:
- the LOC119652472 gene encoding uncharacterized protein LOC119652472; amino-acid sequence: MSQPMPPPDIDGLNSHDEYNLNIIGLRYNESAPKSNPYIEYDFYPFDNVSPAETQFYKFCVDLENARKLIREELVVSHWHMHSQKEGHFLLGYTLYDRILIVLGRRLVYWYLESNLPFPTLKYGIIRRSYWFCNITIELVEFFLSKIVEGIEDFSWLYGYG